The following is a genomic window from Amycolatopsis acidiphila.
CACCACCAGCAAGTCCGCCAAGCGCACCGAGTACGCGCTGAGCGCCCTGCGGCTGGTCTCGGGGTTCCTCTTCGCCTGCCACGGCGCCCAGGGTCTCGGCGCCCTTGGCGGCGTCGACAGCCACGGCACCGCCGTGCCGTTCGGGCTGTGGCCGGCCTGGTGGGCCACCATCATCGAGCTGGTGGCCGGAGTGCTGGTGTGCCTCGGCATCGGCACCAGGCCCGCGGCGGTGCTGTGCTCGGGCGTCATGGCGTACGCCTACTTCACCGTGCACCAGCCGCTGGGCCTGCTGCCGCTGCAGAACATGGGCGAGCCCGCGGCCCTCTACGCGTGGATCTTCCTGCTGATCGCGGTCGCCGGGCCGGGCAGGCTCGCCCTGGGACGCCTGCTCAGCTCGGGAACATCCCGCTCGTCACGTTGACGAAGGTGCCGGTGATCGCCCCGGCGAGGTCGGAGGCCAGGAACGCGGCGGTGGCCGCGACCTCCGCCAGCCGCGGCGAACGGCGCGTCATCCGCATGCCGTCCAGGTGCTGCAGCAGTCCCCCGAACGCGGCCTCGTCCATGACGGGGCCGCCGCTGTGCGCGGCGATCTTCTCCGGGGAGAGCGTCTCCGGCAGCCCGGCGGTCCAGATGCCCAGCACCCGGACGCCCTGCGGGCCCAGCTCCGCGGCGAGGTTGCGGACGAGCATGTCGGTGGCGGCGTCGGCGGGGCCGGTGCCGCCCATCATCGGGCTGCCGTAGGCGGACCCGCTGTCCAGC
Proteins encoded in this region:
- a CDS encoding DoxX family protein is translated as MTTTSTTPVTRKPATTSKSAKRTEYALSALRLVSGFLFACHGAQGLGALGGVDSHGTAVPFGLWPAWWATIIELVAGVLVCLGIGTRPAAVLCSGVMAYAYFTVHQPLGLLPLQNMGEPAALYAWIFLLIAVAGPGRLALGRLLSSGTSRSSR